From a region of the Thiorhodovibrio winogradskyi genome:
- a CDS encoding DNA methyltransferase: MREQLKREWAEVRKTRQFGLVFDRHLPELVPLPKVTPRRGDLVAKKGASLTDRWRVRRVRDGVAECVRPEGTADAGARFDWPLADLIVVRQFGEPIFPALTPMDQVQNGPADAPWHCLIEADNYHALQLLGYLYAGQVDCIYIDPPYNTGARDWKYNNDYVDGNDAWRHSKWLSFMEKRLRLARILLNQRRGVLIATIDRNELHHLGMLLADIFPDSNRQLVSICINPSGSSGEGLSRVEEYAIFCFLSDTEPCFVADDMLLPQSEKRSSHIRW, from the coding sequence GTGCGTGAGCAGCTCAAGCGCGAGTGGGCGGAGGTGCGCAAGACGCGCCAGTTTGGCCTGGTGTTCGACCGTCATTTACCGGAGTTGGTCCCGCTGCCCAAGGTCACGCCCAGGCGCGGTGATCTAGTCGCAAAGAAAGGCGCGTCGCTGACTGACCGCTGGCGGGTGCGCCGGGTGCGCGACGGGGTGGCTGAGTGTGTGCGACCGGAGGGAACCGCCGATGCCGGCGCGCGCTTTGACTGGCCGCTGGCGGATCTGATCGTGGTGCGGCAGTTCGGCGAGCCGATTTTCCCCGCGCTGACTCCCATGGATCAAGTCCAGAACGGTCCGGCCGATGCGCCCTGGCATTGTCTGATCGAGGCCGACAATTACCATGCATTGCAATTGCTGGGCTATCTCTATGCCGGGCAGGTGGACTGCATCTATATCGATCCGCCCTATAACACCGGAGCGCGGGATTGGAAGTACAACAACGATTATGTTGATGGGAATGACGCCTGGCGACATTCCAAGTGGTTGTCCTTTATGGAGAAGCGGTTGCGGTTGGCAAGAATACTCTTGAATCAACGACGAGGTGTATTGATCGCCACAATTGATCGAAATGAGCTTCACCATCTCGGTATGCTTTTGGCTGATATATTTCCTGATAGCAATCGTCAACTGGTATCTATTTGCATCAACCCTAGCGGGTCTTCGGGAGAAGGATTATCACGCGTTGAGGAATACGCTATTTTCTGCTTTCTTTCGGATACCGAGCCTTGCTTCGTGGCAGATGATATGTTGCTGCCGCAGTCGGAAAAACGCTCGTCTCATATACGTTGGTAA